AAACTGAGGAATGTGGAGTTGGAGAGTATAGATAAGGTCCACTGACTACAGAGAGAAGACAGGCTGTTAACATTCTCTTTTAACTTGAGTGTAAGGGTGGGGGTCACACTTTGCAGCAACTTtaagaggattttaaaatttctatgacTACTACTATTAGGTTAGAGCTGATTTCACTAATTCCTTCTTCACTGGGGCCAGATGCCCCAGACAGATGCCTGCCGTTGATTCaagacatttactgagcacctactgtgggcAGGGCAGTGTTCTGGGCACCAGGGCTATAACCAAGACGAACTTCCGGCCCTGGAGGGCAGGTGCTCACACTGGTGGGAGACATGAAGCTCACAGGGATGTGGGACAGCGAGTGAGACAGGATGACCACTAGGAAGAAAACAGGAGGAAAGGAGTTAGGGGTCAGGGGAGGCGACATTTGAGGAGAGACCTGGAGGAGAccagggaggaggtgagggagatCTGGGGGAAGGCAGTGTCACGGCCCTTGCAGAGGCCCTGAGGCCGGTCCAGTTGGAGCTGGGAAGCCAGGGCTGGATGGGAGCTGCGGGGAGGAGAGGCCTGAgctgggtggaggctgggaggggggaggccaggctgggtgggggctgggaggggggaggccaggctgggtgggggctggccaggctgggtgggggctgggaggatgGAGGCCAGGATGGGTGGGGGCTGGAAGgggggaggcccaggctggggggTGCTGGGAGGACggaggccaggctgggtgggggctgggaggggggaggccaggatgggtgggggctgggaggagggaggccaggctgggtgggGGCTAGAAGGGGGGAGACCCAGGCTGGGGGGTGCTGGGAGGACggaggccaggctgggtgggggctgggaggggggaggccaggctggggggtgctgggaggaggaggccgaggctgggtaGGGGCTGGGACGggggaggccaggctgggtggAGGCGGGGATGAGGGAGACCCAGGTTGGGAggaggaggccgaggctgggggtgctggtggggaggggaggcccGGGCTGGGCggtgctgggaggagggaggccaggctgggtgggggctgggaggaggaggcccaggctgggtagaggctgggaggagggagatccAGGTTGGGAGGAGGCCCAGGCTGGgtagaggctgggaggagggagatccAGGTTgggaggaggccgaggctgggggtgctggtggggaggggaggcccAGGCTGAGGGGGTGCTGGGAGGAGGAAGGCCTGGCTGGGTGGGTGCTGGGAGGAGGGAGCCCCGGGCTGGGGGGTGCTGGGAGGAaggaggccaggctgggtgggagctgggaggagggaggcccaggctgggagtgctggtggggtggggaggggaggcccAGGTTGAGTAGGGGCTGGGAAGAGGGAGGCCCCGGCTGggtaggggctgggaggagggaggccaggctgggtgggagctgggaggaggggaggtccaggctgggtaggggctgggaggagggaggcccaggctgggagtgctggtggggtggggaggggaggcccAGGTTGAGTAGGGGCTGGGAAGAGGGAGGCCCGGGCTGggtaggggctgggaggagggaggcctgGGCTTGGGATACTGGGGGGAGgagaggccagggctgggagggggcTGAGAGGAGGAGGCCTGGGCTGGAGATGCTGGGGGAGGAGAGGCCCAGGCTGGGGATGCTTGGGGGAGGGAGGCCTGGGCTGGGAGGggactgggaggagggaggcctgGGCTGGGGATGCTGGGGGGAGGAGAGGCCCGGGCTGGGGATGCTTGGGGGAGGAGAGGCCCGGGCTGGGGATGCTGCGGGGAGGAGAGGCCCTAGCTGGGAGAAGGGAGGCGGGGGCTCAAGAGAGGAGCTTCAGGGATagagggtgaggaggaggggaggccGGGGATGGGGGgtaggaggagaggggaggccagggctggctgGGGGGTCGGGGAGGCTAGGGCATaggcctggcgaggaggggaggctggggctgggtgggcGCGCGGTCTCTGCCGGCCCCCAACGTCCCCGTCTCCGCAGGGCCGCCTTCAACAACAACGTGAGCGTGGCCTACGAGTGCCTGAGCGCCGGCGGGCGCAGGAAGAGGCCGGGGCTGGACGGGCGCACCTACAGCGAGCTGCTCAGGCGCATCTGCCGGGACGGCCAAGCCCCCGAGGAGGTGGTGGCGCCGCTGCTGCGCAAGGTGCAGTGCCGTGACCACGAGGCGGTGCCGCTGAGCGTCTTCCGCGCGGGCACACTCACCTGCTTCGTGCTGCTGGAGTTCGTGGCGCGCGCCGGCGCGCTCTTCCAGCTGCTGGAGGACTCGGCCGCCGCCGTGGCCGACCGCCGCGTGGGCCAGGCCGTGCTGGACACCCTGGAGGGCGCGCTGCAGGCCAGCGACGCCGCCGCGCCCGCGCGCTTCCTGGAGGCCGGCTCGCGCTTGGGGCCCGACAGCCTGGCGCTGGCGCTGGACCGCGCCGTCGGGGGGCGGCGGCCCAGCGCGCCCATGACCCGCGAGGAGTTTCTGGAGAGGGCCGCCGCGCTCTTCATCGCGAAGGTCAAGCCGGTGGGCTGAGGCCCGTGGGCCGCGCGGATCCGGGATCTGCGCTGGGGGGTCCCCGCGTGCGGGGCGCGCGGAGCCTTCCCTTCGCCCTGGTGAGGCCCTGCCATAACCAGGCGCCCAGCCCTGCGGAGGAGGCCGGGGCTCCCAGGAAGCGGACGCCCGGTCCCCACACAGCGCCGCGGCCGCCCCTCCACCCCCGCGGGAGCCCCTGCCCCACGCTAATAAAATGTGTTGCGAGGCTGACGCTGGTGTGTATGCGAGCGCCCGCCTCCCAGCCCCGGTGCCCGCAGAAGACGCTTTTCCCCAGCAGGTCACCCACGGCCCCGGAACCGCGGCGACTGGAGGCTGGATTCGAGGCCGGAAACGCCGGGACCCCTGGACCCGGCCTGGTGGGAGCAGCGGAGGGGGACGCCCCACGGGGCCCTGCGGAGCCTGAAGCCGGAGAGCAGGCGGCTCTTCTGGAACGCAGGGCCCGGGCCCTCCAGCCCCGCCCGGCCCAGGtatcctccctgagcctcagtctccccagatGTCAAATGAAGAGGCCAGCTGGGCAGATGGTAGTGACATTGGTGAGACAACAGCCCTAACACTTCCCAGGAACTGAAGTGCCTCATGTGATTGATTCCCAGGCCCAGGCAGCGGAGGTTACACCCTCAGCAAGGGCTCAGCTGGGATCTGCGCCCGGCCTGCTCCAGAACGCAGCCCACTCGCCACCGGTGGGGAGGGTCGTCCGGTATCCcccagtgcccaccaccaccaaccAGAATCACTTCTCAGACTGCAAGAGCGAatccagccgggcgtggtggctcacacctgtaaccccagcactttgggaggctaaggcggcggatcacttgaggtcaggagttcaagatcagcctgaccaacatggtgaaaccctgtctctactaaaaatacgaaaaaaaaaaaaagctgggctgtggtggcaggcgcctgtaatcccagctactcaggaggctgaggcaggagaataacttgaacccaggaggcagaagtggcagtgagccgagattgagccactgcactccaatctgtgcgacagagtgagaccctgtctcaaaaacaaaacaacaacaacaaaaaaaaaacaggccagacgcagtggcccacgcctgtcatcccagcactttgggaggcagaggcaggtggataacgaggtcaggagatggagaccatcctggctaacatggtgaaaccttgtctctactaaaaatacaaaaaatgagccgggcgtggtggcgggcacctgtagtcccagctactctggaggctgaggcaggagaatggcgtgcaccgaggaggcggagcttgcagtgagccgagatcgcgccactgcactccagcctgggtgacagagcgagactccgtctcaaaaaaataaaaaaataaaaagtgaatccAGAACTCCAGCTCCAGTTGCTGGCAGGTGACTTCACTCCCTTGGCCTCAGTGTCTCCTGTTAAATGGGAGTCCCCACAGCCTGTTCTGGTGGAGGGGGTCCAATCGGACATAGAGAACACTCAAGCCTTGTTTCTCCCCTGCTGTCACCGCCACATCACAGTCATCCACACAGAAAAGACTTCTGTGACCACATGTGGGAGCGTTTTTTCCCACACACCAACCAGCAGACGCCAGCCGGGTGTCCTCTTAATTCAGCTCTGACGCCTTCTACCcagagatagtgtcagatcccacaggccGAGGGCTCAGTCCCCGAGCCTCTCCCTCTTCAGACACCAGTTGCGAATCTGGGCTTCCAGGACTTCGGTCTGGCCGggttcaagttggggttcccagcACCcctttgggttcaattaatttgctggagcagcTCACTGAACTCGGAAACACTTGTGTTTCCTGGTTTACTATAAAGGATGTGGCAAAGATAGCAGAAGAAGGGACCACAGGTGAGGTACGTGTAGGGTGGGGATTGGAGTGCCATGAGGATGCACAGGGCACCATCTCAGAGCTTCCAGGCATCTCCACATGTTCAGCTCTTGGAAGCTCCCCAGAACCCAGTTCTCTAGGGTTtcgtggttttttgtttgtttgttcatttttgagacggagtcttgctctgccacccaggctggagtgcagtggcgcaatctcggctcactgcaacctccccctcctgagttcaagcgattcttctggctcagcctcctgagtacctgggattacaggcgcccaccaccacacctggctaacttttgtatttttagtagagacggggtttcaccacgttggccaggctggtctcaagctcctgacctcaggtgatccacccacctcagcctcccaaagtgctgggattacaggcgtgagccaccacacgcggcCTAGGgattttatggaagcttcatgatgTCAGCATTACTTCCCCAGGGGTATAGGGCAGGACCCTCTTTGGGGAGGGTCCCAAGACCCGTAATCGAAAAGGTAAGATTAGAGCTCTGCAGCCCAGAGGAGGGCGGGAGATTATTTCCTGAGGCCTAACGAGCTCAGCAGTGCAGCAAAAGACTGCAACTAGGGCTTCAGGAGCTATGATCCGGGAACTGAGGAAGAAAACTACTCTCTATTCTAACACCACACACGggaacagaattttattttattttaattttttgagacagagtctcgctctatcacccaggctggagtccagtggcgtgatctcggcttactgcaagctccgcctcctgggttcacaccattcgccattctcctgcctcagcatcccgagtagctgggactacaggtgcccaccaccacgcccagctaattttttgcatttttagtagagacggggtttcaccgtgttagccagtatggtcacgatctcctgacctcatgatccgcctgcctcggcctcccaaagtggtgggatgacaggcgtgagccaccgtgcctggccttctttttttttttagacggagtctcgctctgtcacccaagctcgagtgcagtggctcaatctcgtctcactgcaacatctgcctcccaggttcaaataattctcctgtctcagcctcctgagtagctgggatcacaggcacgtgccaccgtgcctggctaatttttgtatttttagtagagatggggtttcaccatgttggtcaggctggtcttgaactcctgaccttgtaatccacacaccttagcctcccaaagtgctgagattacaggcatgagccaccgtgtctggccgggaacagaatttttaaatttttacaagtTCCACGATGGCAGAGACCACTCCTGTCTCCCAGTTTCCCAGCACTGAGCTGGGCTTAGGATAGGTGATCAATGAACCAATGAATCAATACAGGAATGAATCCTGGCAAATCGCCTGTTTCCCAAAAAAAGCCACAATAATGGTTCCACTCCCCGCCGCAGAGGCAGATGGAGAGGTAGAATCCGCATCCCCCTGCGGGACTGGAGCTCCTTCCAAGGCAGGGCCCCTGCGGGACGCTCACCCTCTGGACTGGGCACCAGCTGCGATGCCTGCGCTGACGGCAGCTCCTGCTGTGCAGACTCAGGAGCTGAATAAATGACAGTTGTGGTTCTAGGCTACCAAATTTGGGGTGATTCATTACGCAGCAATGAGTAACAAAGATTAATGAAAGGTGCCCACTCCATCCACAGGTGCTGTTAGGCTACCACAAACGCcccttacaggtgtgagccttacAGGTCATACGCCAGAGCATTTCAGTGAGCACGGGCCGGGGGCTCAGCAGCATTTCCGGTGAGCACGGGCCGGGGGCTCAGCATTTCCGGTGAGCACGGGCCGAGGGCTCAGCAGCAATTCCGGTGAGCACGGGCCGGGGGCTCAGCATTTCAGTGAGCACGGGCCGGGGGCTCGGCATTTCCAGTGAGCACGGGCCGGGTGCTCCGCAGCATTTCCGGTGAGCACGGGCCGGGGGCTCAGCAGCATTTCCGGTGAGCACGGGCCGGGGGCTCAGCATTTCCGGTGAGCACGGGCCGGGGGCTCAGCAGCATTTCCGGTGAGCACGGGCCGGGGGCTCAGCAGCATTTCCGGTGAGCACGGGCCGGGGGCTCAGCATTTCCAGTGAGCACGGGCCGGGGGCTCCGCAGCATTTCCGGTGAGCACGGGCCGGGGGCTCAGCGGCATTTCCGGTGAGCACGGGCCGGGGGCTCAGCGGCATTTCCGGTGAGCACGGGCCGGGGGCTCAGCGGCATTTCCGGTGAGCACGGGCTGGGGGCTGAGCAACAGGACACAAAACACAggagagccgggcgcggtggctcacgcctgtcatcccagcactttgggaggccgaggcgggcagatcatgaggtcaggagatcgagaccatcctggctaacacggtgaaaccccgtctctaccaaaaatacaaaaatttagccgggcgcggtggcgggcgcctgtagtcccagctactcgggaggctgaggcaggagaatggcgtgaacccgggaggcagagcttgcagtgagccgagatcgcgccactgcactccagcctgggcgacagagcgagactccatctcaaaaaaaaaaaaaaaaaaaaaacataggagaGGCCCCTGTCCTCCCGAAGCCCACAGccaggcaggctgaggtgggcttaAATCCTGGACACCCGGACAGGGACGCAGGGCACGGAGGCTTCCAGGAGTGACCAATCAGAGGACACCAAAGCTGGTCCCAGGGTGCACCTCACACTCCGCCCCGGTCCCTTGAGGCCAAGGCCGACCGAAGCCCACCTCCCCTGCCCCGCCCAGCTCCCCGGGGCCTCCCCTGATCCCTGACCCTGTGCCGCCCACTGTGCCCGCCCTCAGGTCCCGAGGACCCCGTCTGTCCTAATCCCGGCATGACCCTTACCAGCGCAGCCCGGAAGCTGACGCGTCCTCCCTGGCCTCACAGCAGCATAGAGCGCGGCAATCCCCTCTGGCAGCACCCACaggctcctgccccaccccacagTCCCCCTTGGaagcttcctctctctccccagctcCTCTGGTGGCTTCATCCagggcctcccctcctcccaacAGTCCTCTGCTGGCTCCCTGGGGACATCCCAAGCCTGACACATCCAAGACGGAGCTTCCGGCCGGCTCCCTGGACCCCGGGCTCCTCCAGAGTTTCTGGTCTCTGTGGAAGCCTCTCACCCGATCCACTGAGCACTGAGACCACGGCCAGACGCCTTCCCGGGCTCCACAGCGGCCCTCACCACACCTCATCCTGAGGCACCCTGCCTGCCCTCCCTTCACTGCCCCCGGCTGGTCCAGCCAACACCCTCGCCCACCTGGACCCCCAGCCCTTCACCGCCCCCGGCTGGTCCAGCCAACACCCTCGCCCACCTGGACCCCCAGCCCTTCACCACGCCCCCGGCTGGTCCAGCCAACACCCTCTCCCACCTGGACCCCCAGCCCTTCACCGCCCCCGGCTGGTCCAGCCAACACCCTCGCCCACCTGGACCCCCAGCCCTTCACCGCCCCCGGCTGGTCCAGCCAACACCCTCTCCCACCTGGACCCCCAGCCCTTCACCGCCCCCGGCTGGTCCAGCCAACACCCTCTCCCACCTGGACCCCCAGCCCTTCACCGCCCCCGGCTGGTCCAGCCAACACCCTCTCCCACCTGGACCCCCAGCCCTTCACCGCGCCCCCGGCTGGTCCAGCCAACACCCTCTCCCACCTGGACCCCCAGCCCTTCACCGCCCCCGGCTGGTCCAGCCAACACCCTCGCCCAAATGGACTCCCAGTCCCCACCAGCCAGTCAAagcatccctcccccagcctcagcgATGGGTTCAGAGAAACCCAGCTGGCCAGTGAGATGCAGCCGGGAGCTGTTTCCGGGAGCGCAGTGCTGGGCGGCTGGGTTGGGTGCATGGGCTAGACTTTGCAGCCCTCACCTCCGCCATGTCTGCGAATAAAGCCGGCACTCAGGACAGCTGAGCGGGAGGCTCCCCAGCGTCTTCTCACCTCTGTCCCGCACTCACCACCCAGACCCTGGGCCTCTAGCCAGTCGGGCTGTCCCCACCTCAGGGCCCCTGGACGTGctgttccctctccctgcagcacTGTTCCCGCAGACCTGCCTGCTGCTTCCCCACGCCACCTGGGTCTCTGCTTATATGTCACCTCCTGAGTCCAAGATGCCTTCCTACACCATCCCGGTGGCTCTCTAACCCCTGGCATTCTTTAGAAActgcttatttatgtatttatatgctGGTTTGTGGCCTCTCTCCCTGTGAACCCAAGGGCAAGAAGTTTACTGCTTTTGTTCACTGCTCAATCCCCAGAACCTAGATTTACAcatagaagagaaggaagagaaggagagagggaaggagggcaagggaagggaaggggaagggaatggaagggaaggggagtggaggggaggggaggggaaaggaggggaaaggaggggaaaggaggggagggggataggaagagaggggagggggatgggaagagaggggagggggaggggaagggagcagaggggaggggaggaggaggggaggggaagggaggggaagggaagagagggggagaggaagggagggaaagaaggaagcaatTTTCCCCTAGGAAGAAGCTGGAAGTCATTGAGGTGTGTTAATCCCTGTAGCTGTAGTAACAAATTTAGTGACTTAGCGTGGACGTACCATCTCAC
The DNA window shown above is from Homo sapiens chromosome 19, GRCh38.p14 Primary Assembly and carries:
- the TPGS1 gene encoding tubulin polyglutamylase complex subunit 1: MAAVEKRRQAVPPPAGFTDSGRQSVSRAAGAAESEEDFLRQVGVTEMLRAALLKVLEARPEEPIAFLAHYFENMGLRSPVNGGAGEPPGQLLLQQQRLGRALWHLRLAHHSQRAAFNNNVSVAYECLSAGGRRKRPGLDGRTYSELLRRICRDGQAPEEVVAPLLRKVQCRDHEAVPLSVFRAGTLTCFVLLEFVARAGALFQLLEDSAAAVADRRVGQAVLDTLEGALQASDAAAPARFLEAGSRLGPDSLALALDRAVGGRRPSAPMTREEFLERAAALFIAKVKPVG